The Fimbriimonas ginsengisoli Gsoil 348 genome window below encodes:
- a CDS encoding helix-turn-helix transcriptional regulator gives MHLVARQATVNDFEAMMRLCRNHGEPVDTNRREWDALWQSDSTVGVVVEDILSDENRERALLVGAYLPDSFLLRCIEAIEPFILSKIADYPSALVPAREFGALNARDGVNLLVAYMGWEGPDYQEPPAPNLRAVVVNAFSDRHGGNRLKWLLGEVGGPQLLDLTTRAGCRILNDYAQWAEAHGMADAPKRPYLMGISRESALQVENQWIMRMFTYFPPRFRFTEPQRRILALAREGYTDAEIGAEISVSPDAVKKRWGAIYARVEEQFPHLLPESPLGGRGAEKRRALLAHLRERPEELRPYDRSVADAVR, from the coding sequence ATGCATCTCGTAGCGCGCCAAGCCACCGTCAACGATTTCGAGGCCATGATGCGGCTTTGTCGCAATCATGGCGAGCCGGTCGACACAAACCGGAGAGAGTGGGATGCACTGTGGCAATCGGATTCCACGGTCGGGGTAGTCGTCGAAGATATTCTCTCGGATGAAAACCGGGAGAGGGCGCTGCTCGTTGGCGCATACCTCCCCGACTCATTCCTGCTCCGATGTATCGAAGCGATCGAGCCGTTCATCCTCTCAAAAATCGCCGACTACCCCTCGGCATTGGTACCCGCCCGCGAGTTCGGAGCGCTGAATGCCCGCGACGGAGTCAACCTGCTTGTTGCCTACATGGGATGGGAGGGACCGGACTACCAAGAGCCGCCCGCCCCCAACCTCCGCGCCGTCGTCGTCAACGCGTTTTCGGACCGGCATGGCGGGAACCGGCTGAAGTGGCTCCTGGGAGAAGTGGGCGGCCCTCAACTACTTGACCTCACCACCCGGGCGGGCTGCCGGATCTTGAACGATTACGCTCAGTGGGCGGAGGCGCACGGTATGGCAGACGCTCCCAAGCGCCCTTACCTCATGGGGATTTCTCGCGAATCCGCGTTGCAGGTCGAGAACCAGTGGATCATGCGGATGTTCACCTACTTCCCGCCTCGATTCCGCTTTACGGAGCCGCAACGCCGCATCCTCGCGCTGGCGCGAGAGGGATATACCGACGCGGAAATTGGGGCGGAAATCTCGGTCTCTCCGGATGCCGTGAAGAAGCGCTGGGGGGCGATCTACGCTCGGGTGGAAGAACAGTTTCCCCACCTCCTTCCGGAAAGCCCTCTTGGCGGCCGAGGAGCGGAGAAGCGGCGTGCGCTGCTCGCCCACTTGCGGGAGCGGCCGGAAGAGCTCCGACCGTACGATCGCAGCGTGGCGGACGCCGTTCGTTAG
- a CDS encoding Glu/Leu/Phe/Val family dehydrogenase — MSQHINILEMARRQLADAAQYLDLDRGLHQVLATPIRTLIVRFPVVMDNGEVQVFEGYRVQHNASRGPTKGGIRYHPDVDVEETSALAMWMTWKCAVANIPFGGAKGSVKVDTKLLSKRELEKMTRRYVTEINTMLGERSDIPAPDIGTNAQVMAWIMDTISMQVGHTVPGVVTGKPIELGGSEGRVEATGRGVVVTMEEAAKTIGLNLNGAKVVVQGFGNVGATAAKLAEEAGATIVGISDAIGGIYNPKGLPVHELFNRYQGRDGGVREYKDAQAVSNSELLELPCDVLVPAAIAAQITGDNADRIRAKLIVEGANGPCTPDADHILSDKGTLVVPDILANAGGVVVSYFEWVQDLQNFFWEENEVNSKLTRIMRSSYASVESAMKVHKTDMRTAALIIGVKRVADATIKRGIFP; from the coding sequence ATGAGCCAACACATCAATATCCTCGAAATGGCGCGGCGTCAGCTAGCCGATGCCGCCCAGTATCTCGATCTCGACCGCGGTCTTCACCAGGTCCTCGCCACTCCCATCCGCACACTGATCGTGCGGTTCCCGGTCGTCATGGACAACGGGGAGGTGCAAGTGTTTGAGGGCTACCGCGTCCAGCACAACGCCTCTCGAGGCCCCACCAAGGGAGGTATTCGCTATCACCCGGACGTCGACGTCGAAGAGACCTCGGCGCTCGCGATGTGGATGACTTGGAAGTGCGCGGTTGCGAACATTCCGTTCGGCGGCGCGAAGGGTTCGGTCAAAGTCGACACGAAGCTTCTTAGCAAGCGCGAGCTCGAGAAGATGACTCGCCGGTACGTCACCGAGATCAACACGATGCTCGGCGAGCGGAGCGATATTCCCGCTCCCGATATCGGTACTAACGCGCAGGTGATGGCCTGGATCATGGACACCATCTCCATGCAGGTCGGCCACACCGTGCCCGGCGTGGTGACCGGCAAGCCGATCGAGCTCGGTGGATCCGAGGGGCGTGTCGAGGCGACCGGTCGAGGCGTCGTCGTCACCATGGAAGAGGCCGCCAAAACGATTGGCTTGAATCTGAACGGCGCCAAAGTCGTCGTCCAGGGATTTGGCAACGTGGGCGCGACGGCGGCGAAGCTGGCGGAAGAAGCTGGCGCGACGATCGTCGGGATCAGCGACGCCATCGGGGGCATCTACAACCCCAAAGGGCTTCCCGTTCACGAGCTATTCAACCGGTACCAAGGGCGCGACGGGGGCGTTCGTGAATATAAGGACGCCCAGGCGGTGTCCAACTCGGAGCTTCTAGAACTCCCGTGTGACGTCTTGGTACCCGCCGCGATCGCCGCGCAGATCACCGGCGACAACGCCGACCGGATCAGAGCCAAGCTGATCGTCGAAGGAGCGAACGGCCCCTGCACCCCGGACGCGGACCATATCCTCTCCGACAAGGGAACCCTTGTCGTCCCCGATATTCTCGCCAACGCCGGCGGCGTGGTGGTGAGCTACTTCGAGTGGGTGCAAGACCTCCAGAACTTCTTCTGGGAGGAAAATGAGGTCAACAGCAAGCTGACCCGGATCATGCGCTCCTCCTACGCCTCGGTGGAGAGCGCGATGAAGGTCCACAAGACCGACATGCGAACCGCCGCCCTCATCATCGGCGTCAAACGCGTCGCCGACGCGACGATCAAACGCGGGATATTCCCCTAG
- a CDS encoding DUF370 domain-containing protein: protein MPLPAVLNVGFYNYVMTEKIVALVSSESAPMRRLIQTLRKEGTLIDATQGRRTKSVIFTNGDAVILSAISQETLAKRLNTGEIVGDEE, encoded by the coding sequence ATGCCCCTGCCCGCCGTGCTCAACGTGGGATTCTACAACTACGTCATGACCGAAAAGATCGTTGCTCTCGTGAGCAGCGAATCAGCCCCGATGCGACGTCTGATCCAGACGCTCCGCAAGGAAGGAACGCTAATCGACGCTACCCAGGGTCGCCGCACCAAGTCGGTAATTTTCACTAACGGCGATGCCGTCATTCTTTCTGCGATCTCGCAGGAGACGCTCGCGAAGCGTCTGAACACCGGGGAGATCGTGGGCGATGAGGAATAA
- a CDS encoding M28 family peptidase: MRRSTVLFALLLGSSLGFGQAKFGNEKAISPARLKAHLEFIASDEMEGRDTPSRGLDTATLYVATQLKLWGAKPAGDHGTFFQRIPLTQHWLDTADSSIAFGGTDYTFGEGFKSASKSWSGAGKLVYVGHGYMFKSKGIDPYKGIDVKGKILVAVSGFPADAAYSDMKGKPGVDYMWPALAAQKLGALGLVTIPDGAYLSRWNAVEASAKSGLAPESESDPASVVPSLVAGISLTNAIFSGEKVTAEQALMGKAPEKSFDFASSKTLRVHIVQKRAVQYARNVVAIVPGSDARLKNEYVAFGAHIDHLGMATDGTGDRIFNGADDDGSGTVSILEIAHAFLTGPHPKRSCLFVWHIGEEKGLWGSAYFTEHPTVNLKKVITQLNIDMIGRSRPAGDKKPANAVLTGPNEIYAVGSTKMSTDLQRVSESVNRQFLRLKFNYKYDDPKDTEQIFYRSDHYNYAHKGIPIIFYFDGVHEDYHQPSDEVTKIDFVKMSRVVRTVYATGWTLANAAKRPVVDKPLKE; encoded by the coding sequence ATGCGGCGATCGACGGTTCTCTTTGCCCTCTTATTGGGCTCCAGTCTTGGGTTCGGACAGGCAAAATTCGGCAACGAGAAGGCGATCTCTCCCGCGCGGCTAAAGGCTCACCTCGAGTTTATCGCTAGCGACGAAATGGAAGGGCGCGACACCCCCTCGCGCGGCCTCGACACTGCAACCCTCTATGTAGCCACCCAGCTCAAACTATGGGGCGCCAAGCCGGCCGGCGACCATGGGACATTCTTCCAGCGAATCCCGCTGACTCAGCACTGGCTGGATACGGCCGACAGCTCCATCGCCTTCGGCGGGACCGACTATACGTTCGGAGAAGGGTTTAAAAGCGCGTCGAAGAGTTGGAGCGGGGCCGGAAAGCTGGTCTACGTCGGCCACGGATACATGTTCAAGAGCAAGGGGATCGACCCTTACAAGGGGATCGACGTCAAAGGGAAGATTCTGGTGGCGGTCTCCGGCTTTCCCGCCGATGCCGCCTACTCGGATATGAAGGGAAAGCCGGGAGTCGATTACATGTGGCCGGCTCTGGCGGCTCAGAAGCTCGGCGCGCTTGGCTTGGTGACGATCCCCGACGGCGCCTATCTCTCCAGGTGGAACGCGGTCGAAGCGTCCGCAAAGAGCGGTCTCGCGCCCGAATCCGAGAGCGATCCGGCATCTGTGGTCCCGAGCCTCGTCGCCGGAATCTCCCTTACAAACGCGATCTTTTCCGGAGAGAAGGTAACGGCTGAGCAAGCCCTGATGGGCAAGGCGCCGGAAAAGAGCTTCGACTTCGCGAGCTCCAAGACCTTGCGCGTCCACATCGTCCAGAAGCGAGCCGTCCAGTACGCCAGGAACGTGGTGGCGATCGTCCCCGGCTCGGACGCCCGGCTTAAAAACGAGTACGTCGCCTTCGGCGCGCATATCGACCACCTTGGAATGGCTACGGACGGCACGGGCGATCGGATCTTCAACGGAGCAGACGACGACGGCTCGGGGACGGTATCGATCCTCGAGATCGCCCACGCCTTCCTAACCGGCCCTCACCCGAAACGGTCGTGCCTCTTCGTCTGGCATATCGGCGAAGAGAAAGGCCTCTGGGGTTCTGCCTACTTCACGGAGCACCCGACGGTCAACCTGAAAAAGGTGATCACCCAGCTCAACATCGATATGATCGGCCGCAGCCGACCGGCCGGAGACAAGAAACCCGCCAACGCGGTGTTGACGGGGCCGAACGAGATCTACGCGGTGGGCTCCACGAAGATGAGCACCGATCTTCAGCGGGTGAGCGAGTCGGTCAACCGGCAATTCCTCCGACTCAAGTTCAACTACAAATACGACGATCCGAAGGATACGGAGCAGATCTTTTACCGCTCGGACCACTACAACTACGCCCACAAAGGGATCCCGATCATCTTCTACTTCGATGGCGTGCACGAGGACTACCACCAACCCAGCGACGAAGTCACCAAGATCGACTTTGTAAAGATGAGCCGAGTCGTCCGAACCGTCTACGCCACCGGCTGGACCCTCGCCAACGCCGCCAAGCGCCCGGTGGTCGACAAGCCTTTGAAAGAGTAA
- the mreD gene encoding rod shape-determining protein MreD — translation MNGVKLFFAAIVCLWLAAGCQQSVVPSVTIGGVVPDFLLVAVGCLSLFGNRVAGSFIGFGAGIVQGALAGANLGAYAVSRILAGFLTGWFNMLEFESNPAVAFFAVAAATILGQLLLMFAAPPSQIISFLLATIGSAIYNGVLAMPLFVLLKKVIDPPTR, via the coding sequence GTGAACGGGGTCAAGCTCTTCTTCGCGGCCATCGTCTGCCTCTGGCTCGCCGCGGGATGTCAGCAGAGCGTGGTGCCGTCGGTCACCATCGGCGGCGTGGTCCCGGACTTCCTGTTAGTGGCCGTCGGCTGCCTCTCTCTCTTTGGAAACCGGGTTGCCGGGTCGTTCATCGGTTTTGGGGCGGGAATCGTCCAGGGCGCGCTTGCCGGAGCGAATCTGGGAGCGTATGCTGTTTCCAGGATCTTGGCCGGTTTTCTTACCGGATGGTTCAATATGCTCGAGTTCGAATCGAACCCGGCGGTGGCATTTTTCGCGGTCGCGGCGGCGACCATTTTGGGCCAATTGCTGTTGATGTTCGCAGCCCCACCCTCGCAAATCATTTCGTTCCTCTTGGCTACAATAGGGTCAGCGATCTACAACGGCGTTCTCGCGATGCCTCTGTTTGTGCTGCTAAAGAAGGTGATCGATCCGCCAACCCGATAG
- a CDS encoding lipid-A-disaccharide synthase — protein sequence MRIFISAGEASGDAYGAALAREMQRLSPRIEAKEFEEIVRGSMFWPAAPDGATPDESSEKIRNGFSELLGYALEDYVPSDLNLDDLFQTPWAEIPARLYERLIAECPGRMTPHLYAGIGGRRMREAGIDLVADSGNWGAISITQSLKVVPRVLGGYFAAKTQLRQDAPGLFIPIDFGYANIRLARHAKRFGWKVLYFVPPGSWRRDRQGRDLPQLTDAISTPFEWSAEILRRMGANAHWFGHPIKQLLGDARARNEIRQGVAILPGSRRHEIAENLPLIAEVLSKGDYGPAEFGLAPTVDVEDFRKEWTRLAPSRPGDRFTAGDTAGVLRRGRAGIVCSGTATLEAALCECPMVVVYRLSPAVMIEAKLLRIKRPKFIALPNILLDRTLVPEFVQDEATPAAVAEALTAIWKDGQARESQLQGFRELDILLGPDDAITQTAKLALLVASNATP from the coding sequence GTGCGCATCTTCATCTCCGCCGGTGAAGCCTCGGGCGACGCTTACGGAGCCGCCCTCGCGCGGGAGATGCAGCGCCTCTCGCCGCGGATCGAGGCAAAAGAGTTCGAGGAGATCGTCCGAGGGTCGATGTTTTGGCCGGCGGCTCCCGACGGCGCTACCCCGGACGAATCGAGCGAGAAGATTCGGAACGGCTTCTCCGAATTGCTGGGCTACGCCCTGGAGGACTACGTTCCCTCCGATCTGAACCTGGACGATCTCTTCCAAACCCCGTGGGCCGAGATACCGGCCCGATTGTACGAACGGCTGATCGCCGAATGTCCGGGCCGGATGACTCCGCACCTGTACGCCGGAATCGGTGGCCGGCGGATGAGAGAGGCCGGGATCGACCTCGTGGCCGACTCCGGCAACTGGGGGGCGATCTCTATCACTCAGTCGCTCAAGGTTGTCCCCCGCGTTCTCGGCGGTTACTTTGCCGCCAAGACCCAGCTTCGTCAAGACGCCCCCGGCCTCTTCATTCCCATCGACTTTGGCTACGCGAACATTCGGCTAGCGCGGCATGCCAAGCGGTTCGGTTGGAAAGTCCTTTACTTCGTTCCTCCCGGTTCGTGGCGGCGCGACCGGCAGGGAAGAGACCTGCCTCAGCTCACGGACGCCATCTCGACTCCGTTCGAATGGTCGGCGGAGATCTTGCGCCGGATGGGCGCGAACGCGCACTGGTTCGGCCATCCGATCAAACAGCTATTAGGCGATGCTCGCGCCCGGAACGAGATTCGGCAAGGGGTCGCGATTCTTCCCGGCAGCCGCCGCCATGAGATCGCGGAGAACCTTCCGCTGATCGCGGAGGTGTTAAGCAAAGGGGACTACGGCCCTGCCGAGTTCGGCCTTGCGCCGACGGTCGACGTGGAGGATTTTCGCAAGGAATGGACCCGACTGGCGCCGAGCCGCCCCGGCGACCGTTTTACCGCCGGCGACACCGCCGGCGTGCTACGCCGAGGGCGCGCCGGAATCGTTTGCAGTGGAACCGCTACCTTGGAAGCGGCGCTTTGCGAGTGTCCGATGGTCGTGGTGTACCGCCTCAGCCCGGCGGTGATGATAGAGGCAAAGCTGCTCCGGATCAAGCGACCGAAGTTCATCGCGCTGCCCAACATCCTCCTCGATCGGACTCTGGTTCCCGAGTTCGTTCAAGACGAGGCGACCCCTGCCGCCGTCGCCGAGGCATTGACCGCGATTTGGAAAGACGGTCAAGCTCGTGAATCTCAACTACAGGGGTTCCGCGAGCTCGATATCCTCCTCGGCCCCGACGACGCAATCACCCAAACCGCCAAGTTAGCCTTGCTAGTAGCCTCGAATGCTACGCCCTGA
- a CDS encoding alpha-L-fucosidase produces MQPWFPDAKLGIFIHYGIYAVKGIPESWSFFNGQIGYDDYMSQLDGFTASKYDPEAWADLFERAGAKYAVLTTKHHDGVALWDTDANDLSVVKKTPAGRDLVGPYVEAMRSHGIKVGFYFSHLDWSHPDYATIYPTRGSIEQPDPARYSNRFAYPAPGKEDPEAWKRFIKFHRQQLEELSTRFGDVDIYWFDGEWERDSDQFDMKGLRDQLLAWQPNAIFNSRLLDYGDYATPEQGMPIEPPDGPWEFCVTVNDSWGYQVQDHNHKSVRQIVRMFAETIGMGGNMLLDVGPYEDGSLQPEQVERLEGLGAWIRKHEEAIYGTVAGLPNGMFYGASTLSKDRKTLYLFFFDKPFDQIAVKGLRTAVKRATILSSGRELKHTKIGGLGETPGIEWIDIPEEEIDPHATVVKLEFDEELKLYQGKGRG; encoded by the coding sequence ATGCAGCCGTGGTTTCCCGACGCCAAGCTTGGGATATTTATTCATTACGGGATCTATGCCGTGAAGGGGATTCCGGAGTCGTGGTCGTTTTTTAACGGGCAGATCGGATACGACGACTACATGTCTCAACTCGACGGCTTCACCGCCTCCAAGTACGACCCCGAGGCGTGGGCCGATCTGTTCGAGCGGGCGGGGGCGAAGTATGCGGTGCTTACGACCAAACATCACGACGGCGTTGCGCTTTGGGATACCGACGCCAACGATCTAAGCGTCGTTAAGAAGACGCCCGCGGGGCGAGACCTCGTCGGCCCATACGTCGAAGCGATGCGCAGCCACGGAATCAAGGTCGGCTTCTACTTCTCCCACCTCGACTGGTCGCACCCGGACTACGCTACCATCTACCCGACCCGTGGCAGCATCGAGCAGCCGGACCCCGCGCGGTACTCCAACCGGTTCGCCTACCCGGCACCGGGGAAGGAGGATCCCGAAGCGTGGAAGCGGTTTATCAAGTTTCACCGCCAACAACTCGAAGAACTGTCGACCCGGTTTGGCGACGTGGATATCTATTGGTTCGACGGCGAGTGGGAGCGCGATTCCGACCAGTTCGACATGAAGGGGCTGCGCGATCAGCTCCTGGCTTGGCAGCCGAACGCCATCTTCAACTCGCGCCTACTGGACTACGGAGACTACGCGACCCCCGAACAAGGAATGCCGATCGAACCGCCGGACGGTCCGTGGGAATTCTGCGTCACCGTCAACGACTCGTGGGGATACCAAGTCCAGGACCATAACCACAAGTCGGTCCGCCAGATCGTGAGGATGTTCGCCGAGACGATCGGCATGGGCGGAAACATGCTCCTGGACGTAGGCCCGTACGAAGACGGCTCGCTCCAACCCGAGCAGGTCGAGCGCTTGGAAGGGCTTGGCGCTTGGATCCGCAAGCATGAAGAGGCGATTTACGGCACAGTCGCGGGCCTGCCCAATGGAATGTTCTACGGAGCTTCGACCCTCTCGAAAGATCGGAAGACGCTCTATCTCTTCTTCTTCGACAAGCCGTTCGACCAGATCGCGGTGAAGGGGCTCCGAACCGCGGTCAAGCGGGCCACCATCTTATCGAGCGGCCGCGAGCTCAAACATACCAAGATCGGCGGGCTGGGGGAGACTCCAGGCATCGAGTGGATCGACATCCCGGAGGAGGAAATCGATCCCCACGCTACCGTCGTCAAACTGGAGTTCGACGAGGAGCTGAAACTGTATCAAGGGAAGGGGCGAGGCTAG
- the fabZ gene encoding 3-hydroxyacyl-ACP dehydratase FabZ, which translates to MVKIEEILECLPHRYPMLLVDRILEMDEVNMKCRGLKNVTINEPFFQGHYPGHPIMPGVLIIESMAQVGAALLLKSPTMSGRIPLIGAIDNVKFKRPVVPGDQLITDCEILWVRAGIGKMRSAATVDGDLAASMEMTFKLLDKGR; encoded by the coding sequence TTGGTCAAGATCGAAGAGATTCTAGAGTGTCTACCGCACCGCTACCCGATGCTTCTCGTGGACCGCATCTTGGAGATGGACGAGGTGAACATGAAGTGCAGGGGGCTCAAGAACGTCACCATCAACGAGCCGTTCTTCCAGGGCCACTACCCCGGCCACCCCATCATGCCCGGCGTCCTGATCATCGAATCGATGGCTCAGGTCGGCGCGGCGCTTCTTCTCAAATCCCCCACGATGTCCGGACGCATTCCGCTCATCGGTGCGATCGACAACGTGAAGTTTAAACGTCCCGTGGTCCCTGGGGACCAGCTTATTACCGACTGCGAAATTCTATGGGTCCGCGCCGGCATCGGCAAGATGCGCAGCGCTGCCACCGTCGATGGCGATCTCGCCGCGTCGATGGAAATGACCTTCAAGCTTTTGGACAAAGGTCGCTAG
- the lpxA gene encoding acyl-ACP--UDP-N-acetylglucosamine O-acyltransferase — translation MAKIHKLAFVDPSAELAADVEVGPFSYVEPGVVIGARTKLDSHATVKRGTTVGEDNFIGQGTVLGGDPQDRKYKGEPTFLKIGDRNVFREYVTVHRATGEGLSTLVGDDNYVMAYCHLGHNVVMHNFVTIANNTGVSGHVTIEDLVTIGGMSGIHQFCRIGKVGMVGGMTKITRDAPPFMLVEGPEQEVHDINAIGLRRIGVTPQARLALHKACKLLYKSQLGLRNAMEIVRREVVITPEVQYLLDFEDHRSGGRNGRGDQR, via the coding sequence TTGGCCAAGATTCACAAGCTCGCCTTCGTAGATCCGAGCGCGGAACTTGCCGCGGATGTCGAGGTTGGCCCGTTCAGCTATGTGGAGCCGGGCGTCGTCATCGGCGCGCGGACGAAGTTGGACTCTCACGCGACGGTCAAACGCGGGACGACGGTCGGCGAGGACAATTTCATCGGTCAGGGAACCGTCCTCGGCGGCGATCCGCAGGATCGAAAATATAAAGGGGAGCCAACGTTCCTCAAGATCGGAGACCGCAACGTTTTCCGCGAGTACGTCACCGTCCACCGAGCCACCGGCGAGGGACTTTCCACCCTAGTGGGGGACGACAACTACGTCATGGCGTACTGCCACCTTGGCCATAACGTGGTCATGCACAACTTCGTGACGATCGCCAATAACACCGGCGTCTCCGGGCACGTTACGATCGAAGATCTCGTGACCATTGGCGGGATGAGCGGAATCCATCAGTTTTGCCGTATTGGAAAGGTGGGAATGGTGGGGGGAATGACAAAGATCACCCGCGACGCGCCGCCGTTCATGTTGGTGGAGGGCCCCGAGCAAGAGGTCCACGATATCAACGCCATCGGGCTCCGCCGAATCGGAGTTACCCCCCAAGCGAGATTGGCGCTTCACAAGGCCTGCAAGCTGCTCTACAAGTCACAGCTTGGGCTCCGCAACGCCATGGAAATCGTGCGCCGAGAGGTGGTCATCACGCCCGAAGTACAGTATCTCCTCGACTTCGAAGACCATCGCTCCGGCGGCCGCAACGGCCGTGGCGACCAACGGTAA
- a CDS encoding rod shape-determining protein, whose product MRNNNGRQTLLHRLSHRFGRDIGIDLGTANTLVHVGGRGVMLREPSVIAINKDTGEVMAVGEEAKRMLGRTPGHIVATRPLKDGVIADFEQTERMLHHFISKVSNRMLLRRTVVVGIPSGVTEVERRAVIEASRNAGATQAYVIEEPMAAAFGAGLPVDEPSGSMIVDIGGGTTEVAVISLGGIVHSRSIRIAGDELDEAIASYVRRAYNLFIGEKTAEFTKIEIGSAFPLEQELQLTIKGRDLVTGLPRSAVISSEEVRMAIAEPVNAIVEAVKLTLEATPPELAADAMDHGIVLAGGGALLRGLDKLISQETLMPVHVANDPLSCVAIGTGIVVEAMHENPLIRKMLEKASRP is encoded by the coding sequence ATGAGGAATAACAACGGCCGCCAGACCCTGCTCCATCGTCTGAGCCATCGGTTCGGCCGGGATATCGGGATCGACCTCGGTACCGCAAACACGCTTGTCCACGTCGGTGGACGCGGAGTGATGCTGCGAGAGCCGAGCGTTATCGCGATCAACAAAGATACCGGCGAAGTGATGGCGGTCGGCGAAGAAGCCAAGCGGATGCTCGGCCGTACGCCCGGCCATATCGTGGCGACCCGCCCGCTCAAAGACGGGGTTATCGCCGACTTCGAGCAGACCGAGCGGATGCTTCACCACTTCATTAGCAAGGTGAGTAACCGGATGCTGCTGCGTCGCACCGTGGTGGTTGGCATCCCAAGCGGAGTCACCGAGGTCGAGCGGCGCGCCGTTATCGAGGCCTCGCGAAACGCCGGGGCGACCCAGGCCTACGTCATCGAGGAGCCGATGGCCGCTGCTTTCGGCGCCGGCCTCCCGGTAGACGAGCCGAGCGGCTCCATGATCGTCGACATTGGCGGCGGCACCACGGAGGTCGCCGTCATCTCGCTCGGCGGCATCGTCCATTCTCGCTCGATCCGGATCGCCGGAGATGAGTTGGACGAGGCGATCGCTTCCTACGTCCGTCGTGCCTACAACCTCTTTATCGGCGAGAAGACCGCCGAGTTCACCAAGATCGAGATCGGCAGCGCTTTCCCGTTGGAGCAAGAGCTTCAGCTCACGATCAAGGGGCGCGACCTCGTGACCGGACTGCCCCGCAGCGCGGTGATCTCCAGCGAAGAGGTTCGAATGGCGATCGCCGAACCGGTAAACGCCATCGTGGAAGCGGTCAAGTTGACGCTCGAGGCGACTCCGCCCGAACTTGCTGCCGACGCCATGGACCACGGAATCGTGCTCGCCGGCGGTGGAGCGCTGCTACGAGGTCTGGATAAGCTTATCTCCCAAGAAACACTTATGCCGGTTCACGTCGCCAACGACCCCTTAAGCTGCGTCGCTATCGGGACGGGCATCGTCGTCGAGGCGATGCACGAGAACCCGCTGATCCGCAAAATGCTTGAGAAAGCCTCCCGGCCGTGA
- the mreC gene encoding rod shape-determining protein MreC has translation MKRKSSSLDVVVLILLIVTGVVLGRLQTASRTAGKVDPISAAIRSAVVPSSGPLNSLANSSGGFFSGIFSAGRLKAENQRLQALANAGALYTEQVQRLQGEIDRIRVLQGMGPIPGKTRVPADVIGYALYENRLTLNVGSRQGVQIGCPVESAEGLVGTVQVVEADRCQVLLLTSASLTLGAIDQSRNPPPAGLLRGENSSTLTLTFQDPKAPVEIGDHIVTSGFSDRIPRGILIGKVISVATDEQFGSLRAKVDPAVSVGNLREVHVLR, from the coding sequence GTGAAGCGTAAGAGCAGTTCCCTAGACGTCGTGGTGCTGATCCTTCTGATCGTCACCGGGGTTGTGCTAGGGAGGCTGCAGACCGCTTCTCGAACGGCAGGAAAGGTCGATCCGATATCGGCGGCCATCCGCTCGGCCGTGGTTCCAAGCAGCGGCCCTTTGAACTCTTTGGCCAACTCCTCCGGAGGGTTCTTTTCTGGGATCTTCTCCGCCGGTCGGCTCAAAGCGGAAAACCAACGCTTACAGGCCTTGGCCAATGCGGGAGCGCTCTATACCGAGCAGGTTCAAAGACTGCAAGGAGAGATCGACCGGATTCGAGTCCTGCAAGGGATGGGTCCCATCCCCGGGAAGACCCGGGTTCCGGCCGATGTGATCGGATACGCGCTGTACGAAAATCGCCTCACCCTGAACGTGGGATCTCGCCAAGGCGTGCAGATCGGCTGCCCGGTGGAGTCGGCGGAGGGGCTTGTGGGAACCGTGCAGGTTGTGGAGGCGGATCGCTGCCAGGTGCTTCTGCTTACGAGCGCCAGCCTTACTCTGGGCGCGATCGACCAAAGCCGCAACCCTCCTCCGGCCGGTCTATTGCGTGGAGAGAACTCTTCCACGCTGACGTTGACCTTCCAAGATCCGAAAGCGCCGGTGGAAATCGGCGATCACATCGTAACTTCGGGGTTTTCGGACCGGATTCCGCGCGGCATCCTCATCGGAAAGGTGATCTCGGTCGCCACCGACGAACAGTTCGGTTCGCTCCGGGCCAAGGTCGACCCGGCCGTGTCGGTTGGAAACCTCCGTGAGGTGCACGTCCTCCGGTGA